The following are from one region of the Capsicum annuum cultivar UCD-10X-F1 chromosome 1, UCD10Xv1.1, whole genome shotgun sequence genome:
- the LOC107853204 gene encoding uncharacterized protein LOC107853204 → MDRRSSIESGGSVHLEINELNGMLSVTESGGPTIFEPQIQIETKNSSTSNSVSSKRPAVRAPEKKITLFALRLAVLEKAATGLGTLCFIWATVVLLGGFAITLDTTDFWVITTILLIEGTRIFSRSHELEWQHQATWSLADVGISSFRAIKYSTRTIVKAAKAIFKPISDATNASSREIARNSQQTARGKWDKRRLATRMWTSSEVPLLPYARWMFIARNVSKMLYWLQILSATACLVLSLMKLVFQNFGEVAKGDTDKRNRKSALLIFYSLAFTEALLFLLEKAYWEWKINYYRLLEEVNKKCELGPSGMTSVRRFFYDAYSRSVNGSIFDGLKMDMVSFAMELLTSTSPDEQLIGAQILRKFALNPRFCDDTLQKIGTNIIVMDRLVEMLNWKDIQEEELRLSAAEIISKLTGKKQNSLRVAGIPGAMESISSLLQISRIPTGASDEICEKRIIFDNENYGFWTFNHLGLLILKKLARDHDNCGKIGNTRGLLPKIIEFTQAGERLLRDESATPTQILTLKRSLQVVKMMAGTAGATGKELRKDISEIVFTISNIRDILRYGEKHPTLQHLGIEILKSLALEDDATERIGGTGGVLKELCNIFLKETMPNHHGHVRTAAGEALAMLALESKNNCHRILKLKVTRKLVEALEVPLLRINAARILRNLCAYSGAGYFEELKELADAGPTVLKAIMTEEHKLQEVMMGLGAHIFKFITPEESTIMFQRAKIQEAELATKLVEILRKHQHPSIKVPRIRRFVIELSIWMMRDKGTNIQLLKKLGMDMELEYIIETTSELESFNVFSGTVGMNRHSVTIHSLVDTARKLLAGEKQ, encoded by the exons ATGGATCGTAGATCATCAATAGAGAGCGGAGGAAGTGTTCATTTAGAGATAAATGAGCTAAATGGGATGTTGAGCGTGACAGAAAGTGGTGGTCCAACAATCTTTGAACCTCAAATTCAAATTGAGACAAAGAACAGCAGCACATCAAATTCTGTTTCTTCGAAAAGGCCAGCTGTTCGTGCACCCGAGAAAAAGATTACCCTTTTTGCTCTAAGGCTAGCAGTGCTGGAAAAAGCAGCAACTGGACTAGGGACACTTTGTTTCATATGGGCAACAGTTGTTCTTCTTGGTGGCTTTGCTATCACTTTGGACACAACAGATTTTTGGGTTATAACCACTATTCTGTTAATTGAAGGAACAAGAATCTTTAGCAGGAGTCATGAACTTGAGTGGCAACACCAAGCAACATGGTCTCTTGCTGATGTGGGAATCAGCAGCTTTCGCGCAATTAAATACAGCACAAGAACCATTGTCAAGGCTGCAAAAGCGATCTTCAAACCTATTTCTGATGCTACAAACGCAAGCAGCAGGGAAATTGCAAGGAATTCGCAACAGACAGCTAGGGGGAAATGGGACAAGCGGAGATTGGCTACTCGAATGTGGACTAGTTCAGAGGTTCCTCTGCTTCCATATGCACGATGGATGTTCATAGCAAGAAATGTTAGTAAGATGCTGTACTGGCTCCAAATCTTATCTGCAACGGCATGTTTGGTGCTTTCATTGATGAAGCTTGTCTTCCAAAACTTTGGTGAAGTAGCCAAAGGAGATACCGACAAGAGGAACAGGAAAAGCGCACTACTTATATTCTACTCCCTCGCGTTCACCGAAGCATTGCTTTTTCTCTTGGAAAAAGCCTACTGGGAATGGAAGATCAACTATTATAGATTATTGGAGGAGGTGAACAAAAAGTGTGAATTGGGTCCATCAGGTATGACTTCTGTCAGGAGGTTCTTTTATGATGCTTATTCAAGAAGTGTTAATGGAAGCATATTTGATGGCCTTAAGATGGACATGGTTTCATTTGCTATGGAACTCCTAACCTCTACCTCACCAGACGAACAGCTCATTGGTGCTCAAATCCTAAGAAAATTTGCTTTGAATCCAAGGTTTTGTGATGACACCCTTCAGAAAATTGGAACAAATATAATAGTAATGGATAGATTGGTTGAGATGCTGAATTGGAAAGACATCCAAGAAGAAGAGTTGAGGCTGTCAGCAGCAGAGATCATATCGAAGCTGACTGGTAAAAAGCAAAATTCTCTTCGTGTTGCAGGTATACCTGGTGCTATGGAATCCATATCTTCACTTCTCCAAATCAGCAGGATCCCAACTGGAGCAAGTGATGAAATCTGTGAAAAGAGGATCATCTTCGACAATGAAAATTATGGATTTTGGACATTCAACCATTTGGGGCTGCTCATTCTGAAGAAACTTGCTCGTGACCATGATAACTGTGGAAAGATAGGCAATACTAGAGGTCTTCTGCCTAAAATTATAGAGTTCACACAAGCAGGAGAGAGATTATTAAGAGATGAatcagcaacaccaacacaaatATTGACACTGAAACGGTCTCTCCAGGTCGTGAAGATGATGGCAGGCACAGCAGGCGCCACAGGCAAAGAGCTAAGAAAAGATATTTCAGAAATAGTTTTCACCATTAGCAATATCAGAGACATATTAAGATATGGAGAGAAACACCCTACTTTACAACACTTGGGAATAGAGATCTTGAAAAGTTTAGCATTGGAGGACGATGCAACAGAGAGAATTGGAGGCACTGGTGGAGTCCTTAAGGAGTTGTGCAATATATTCCTCAAGGAGACCATGCCTAATCATCATGGTCATGTAAGAACTGCGGCAGGAGAAGCACTAGCTATGCTAGCTCTTGAAAGCAAGAACAACTGCCATAGGATATTGAAACTGAAGGTGACTAGAAAGCTTGTCGAAGCATTGGAAGTTCCATTACTTCGAATAAATGCTGCAAGAATACTGAGAAACTTGTGTGCCTACAGTGGAGCAGGTTACTTTGAAGAATTGAAGGAACTTGCTGATGCAGGACCAACT GTACTCAAAGCAATAATGACAGAGGAACACAAGTTACAGGAAGTAATGATGGGACTTGGTGCACACATATTCAAGTTTATAACACCAGAAGAATCAACCATCATGTTCCAGAGAGCGAAAATTCAAGAAGCTGAATTGGCTACAAAACTTGTTGAGATTCTTAGGAAGCATCAACATCCATCTATAAAGGTTCCAAGAATCAGGAGGTTTGTCATAGAGTTGTCAATCTGGATGATGAGAGATAAAGGAACAAACATTCAACTATTGAAAAAACTGGGAATGGACATGGAGCTCGAGTACATCATAGAAACAACATCTGAGCTAGAAAGCTTTAATGTGTTTTCAGGAACAGTTGGAATGAACCGACACAGCGTGACAATCCACTCACTGGTTGACACTGCAAGGAAGTTGTTGGCTGGTGAAAAACAATGA